A genomic region of Sarcophilus harrisii chromosome 6, mSarHar1.11, whole genome shotgun sequence contains the following coding sequences:
- the NPFFR2 gene encoding neuropeptide FF receptor 2: MNKEMESNSSEPSPQTRSVNDTKEEQYLDVNITYVDYYLHQPQVAAVYIISYFLIFVLCIVGNTVVCFIVTWNKHMHTVTNFFILNLAISDLLIGIFCMPITLLDNIIAGWPFGSIVCKISGMVQGMSVASSVFTLVAIAGDRFLCIVYPFKQKLTMQAALGIVVIIWVLAITIIFPSAVMLHVQEEKYYRVKLSSPNETSPLYWCREDWPSPEMRKIYTTVLFANIYLIPLFIIIIMYGRIGIALSRTAKSLRIKQTQEKSQMVSKKKQRVIKMLLIVALLFMLSWLPLWTLMMLSDYSNLSAYQLQVINIYVYPFAHWLAFCNSSVNPIIYGFFNKKFRGGFQNILRVQICQKRVDETYPQRAKGNVAIAMSTKLAQKPSFQNPTGEKAALRRPSEPQSKTKQELTRENLGDTSNEKSIMKEIA; the protein is encoded by the exons ATGAATAAGGAAATGGAGTCCAATTCTTCTGAACCTAGTCCTCAGACCAGGAGTGTCAATGACACCAAGGAGGAGCAGTATCTGGATGTTAACATAACCTATGTAGATTACTATCTCCACCAGCCTCAGGTGGCAGCTGTCTACATCATTTCCTACTTTCTCATCTTTGTTCTGTGCATAGTGGGGAATACAGTGGTTTGCTTCATTGTGACATGGAacaaacacatgcacacagtCACTAACTTCTTCATCTTGAACTTGGCCATCAGTGATTTGCTGATAGGGATATTTTGCATGCCTATAACCCTCCTGGATAATATCATAGCAG GATGGCCATTTGGAAGCATCGTTTGCAAGATCAGTGGAATGGTTCAAGGCATGTCAGTTGCCTCATCCGTCTTCACTTTGGTAGCCATAGCAGGGGATAG GTTTCTATGTATTGTGTATCCATTCAAGCAAAAGCTCACCATGCAGGCAGCATTAGGAATTGTTGTGATAATCTGGGTCCTGGCCATCACCATCATCTTTCCATCTGCAGTCATGCTACATGtacaggaagaaaaatattaccGAGTTAAGCTCAGTTCCCCTAATGAAACCAGCCCTCTCTACTGGTGCCGGGAGGATTGGCCAAGCccagaaatgaggaaaatttaTACCACTGTGTTATTTGCCAACATCTACCTGATCCCTTtgttcatcatcattatcatgtaTGGCAGAATTGGAATTGCACTCTCTAGGACTGCAAAGTCTTTAAGGATCAAGCAGACTCAAGAGAAGAGTCAGATGGTGTCTAAGAAGAAGCAGAGAGTTATCAAGATGCTTCTGATTGTGGCTTTGCTCTTTATGTTATCCTGGCTACCCCTCTGGACTTTGATGATGCTCTCTGACTACAGCAACCTCTCTGCATACCAGCTGCAGGTCATCAACATTTATGTCTATCCTTTTGCACATTGGCTTGCCTTCTGCAACAGTAGTGTGAACCCCATTATCTATGGTTTCTTCAATAAGAAATTCCGAGGTGGTTTTCAAAACATTCTTCGGGTCCAGATCTGCCAGAAAAGGGTGGATGAAACCTATCCACAAAGAGCTAAGGGTAATGTTGCCATAGCTATGTCTACCAAGCTGGCACAGAAGCCTTCATTTCAGAACCCCACAGGAGAAAAAGCTGCTTTAAGGAGGCCATCAGAACCTCAGTCCAAGACTAAGCAGGAACTGACCAGGGAAAACCTAGGAGATACTTCTAATGAAAAGAGTATTATGAAAGAAATTGCATAA